A region from the Vicinamibacterales bacterium genome encodes:
- a CDS encoding sigma-54 dependent transcriptional regulator, which produces MPETTKHLLIVEDEGALREVVAERLTDSGFDVAQAANGEEALERLAEFAFDIVITDLRLPGIDGGKVLEAAIARYPDIIGIVVTGYGTVKDAVEAIKRGASDFVTKPFQFDELLHVLNTALEQRRLKSENAYLRSQLERRYSFEGIVGRSRAMRNLFQLLETVAVTNSTILVTGETGTGKELVARAIHHNSPRRANRFVAINCSAIPETLLEAELFGHVRGAFTGAIGNRVGRFETAHKGTLFLDEVGTMGAPLQMKLLRAVQEKEFERVGDSRPMKVDVRVIAATNGDLAKMVSEGRFREDLYYRLNVIPIGLPPLRDRKDDIPLLVQHFLDRFCRELTPPRPALTVSQQAMRKLMAFSWPGNVRQLENALERAVALSAGRTQIEEADLPPDVLESDHAAPSGPLALPEDGLDFQEYISSIERELITQSLERTGGNKGRAAQLLHLKRTTLVEKLKRMNSN; this is translated from the coding sequence ATGCCTGAAACGACAAAACATCTTCTCATCGTCGAGGACGAAGGGGCGCTTCGCGAGGTGGTGGCCGAGCGGCTGACCGATAGCGGCTTCGACGTCGCGCAGGCCGCCAACGGCGAAGAGGCGCTCGAGCGGCTCGCCGAATTCGCATTTGACATCGTCATTACGGATTTGCGATTGCCGGGCATCGACGGCGGCAAGGTGCTCGAGGCGGCGATCGCGCGCTATCCCGACATCATTGGAATTGTCGTGACCGGCTACGGGACCGTGAAGGACGCGGTCGAGGCCATCAAGCGGGGAGCGTCCGACTTCGTCACCAAGCCGTTCCAGTTCGACGAACTGCTGCACGTGTTGAACACGGCGCTCGAGCAGCGGCGGCTCAAGTCCGAGAACGCCTACCTGCGATCGCAACTCGAGCGCCGGTACAGCTTCGAGGGCATCGTCGGTCGTAGCCGGGCGATGCGCAACCTCTTCCAGTTGCTGGAGACCGTGGCCGTCACCAACAGCACGATTCTGGTGACGGGCGAGACCGGCACGGGCAAGGAACTCGTCGCGAGGGCGATCCATCACAACAGCCCGCGACGCGCAAACCGGTTCGTCGCGATCAACTGCAGCGCGATTCCCGAGACGCTGCTCGAGGCGGAGCTGTTCGGTCACGTCCGCGGCGCGTTCACGGGCGCGATCGGCAATCGTGTGGGCCGTTTCGAAACGGCGCACAAGGGCACGCTCTTTCTCGACGAGGTCGGGACCATGGGCGCGCCGCTGCAGATGAAGTTGCTGAGGGCGGTGCAGGAGAAGGAGTTCGAGCGGGTCGGTGACTCACGCCCGATGAAGGTGGACGTGCGCGTGATCGCGGCCACCAACGGCGACTTGGCGAAGATGGTGAGCGAGGGCCGCTTCCGCGAGGATCTGTACTACCGGTTGAACGTCATTCCAATCGGGCTGCCGCCGCTGCGCGATCGCAAGGACGACATTCCGCTGCTCGTCCAGCATTTCCTCGATCGATTCTGCCGCGAGCTGACGCCGCCGCGGCCGGCGTTGACCGTCTCGCAGCAGGCGATGCGGAAACTGATGGCCTTCTCCTGGCCGGGAAACGTCCGGCAGCTCGAGAATGCACTGGAGCGCGCGGTGGCGCTGAGCGCAGGCCGCACGCAGATCGAAGAGGCCGACCTGCCGCCCGATGTCCTGGAGTCCGATCACGCGGCGCCGTCGGGACCGCTCGCGCTGCCCGAGGACGGACTCGACTTCCAGGAGTACATCTCGAGCATCGAACGCGAGCTGATCACGCAGTCGCTCGAGCGCACCGGCGGCAACAAGGGCCGTGCGGCGCAGTTGCTCCACCTGAAGCGTACGACGCTCGTGGAGAAACTGAAGAGAATGAATTCCAATTGA